Part of the Clostridium sporogenes genome, GCTCCTGAAGCTACTAATACTGATAAGATAAGTGCAGTAAGTTTTCGTGATTTCATAATACATACCCCCATATTGTTAAAATAATAAATAATATAACCTTAATAACCTTAATATATCTTTATTGGTTATTTAAACCATTTAACCTATACTAATAAGTTCGTTAAATTTTATACAAACTTTAATGAATTTTATAATTAATTTTAAATTTAAATTAAACATCAATATTTTTTATACTATTAATTAATATATTAGCATGCTTACTACTTAAAATATGAAAAATTCACTATAAAAATAAACAAATAACCTATTATGGCCAATTATTATATCTTATGATAGTTAAGACATAAATGATAATAAAGTCTCCTATAATATTTATTTAAGTAGTTGAAAACTACCTTTCGTCCAGACTTCTAACATATCTTTAATAAAAATCATCTATTGTTATAACAATTCCTTACTTTTTAAAAAAATTAGAGCGATTACACAATTTTAATTTTAAAATTGTGTAATCGCTCTAATTTTATAAAAACATTTATAAATTTTAATATTAAAATTTATATGAATTTACTTACGCTTAACTGATCTCTTTTTATTACCATAAGTTAATAGATTCCGGTGTTAATTTATATACCATATCTTTTCTTTCTACTATTATTTTTGTCTTTTCTTTTACCTTTTTATCCTCTACTACCTTCTGAATTAATTCCTTTGTAGGATTAACACAAACAGGATTTTCTACCATTTTAAACATAGAAAAATCTCCAGAAGTATCTCCATAAGCATAACTTTTCTTCAAATCTATATCGTATTTTTCTACCAATTCATTTATAGCCTTTCTCTTACTATCACTATCCCACATAGGAATAACATCTCCTGTATAAATACTTTCTTTATTAAGTACATATTGAGCCCCTCTAAAATCATCAAATCCATGCTTAGATGCCATTTCTCTTACTAGTTCATAGGGGCTTCCTGATATGGTTATTATTTTATGACCTTGCTGTTTATGCCATTTAATACTATCTCTAGTAAAGGTATATACTCTATCTCCCTTTTGTTCTACTACTTTCTTTGCAATGAATTCTATTTGGGATTTATGCAATCCTTTAATAGCTTCTATATATATATCTGCCATTTTTAAAAGATAATTATCATAATTACCCTGTCTTTTATCCCATTTAATATATTCTGGTCTTACTTCGTTATACCATCTTTCTGGCTCTATAATCTCATATTTTACTAATTTTTTAAAAACCTCTGTTATAAGTCCTTCTCTGTATAAAGTTCCATCAATATCAAAAAATGCTGCAATGTTCATAATAAACCTCCTTAATTACTTAATGCTCAATAAAAATTTACTTTAAATATTGTTGAATATAATTATTAGTTTTTATCTATTATATGCTTTATATAAAAAAAGAAAAAGGGGTTAAGCCTTTTT contains:
- a CDS encoding HAD-IB family hydrolase, with translation MNIAAFFDIDGTLYREGLITEVFKKLVKYEIIEPERWYNEVRPEYIKWDKRQGNYDNYLLKMADIYIEAIKGLHKSQIEFIAKKVVEQKGDRVYTFTRDSIKWHKQQGHKIITISGSPYELVREMASKHGFDDFRGAQYVLNKESIYTGDVIPMWDSDSKRKAINELVEKYDIDLKKSYAYGDTSGDFSMFKMVENPVCVNPTKELIQKVVEDKKVKEKTKIIVERKDMVYKLTPESINLW